A window of the Streptomyces sp. NBC_00250 genome harbors these coding sequences:
- a CDS encoding RidA family protein — translation MTAKITRINPEQLHETPGYHHITVVETGRTAYLAGQCPLDRSGSLVGSGSLEVQVDQVVANALAALAAVDAEPQHVVRSVIYVRSDDRDVLGVAWSRLTDSALGLAFTTASTLLGVAQLGFTGQLIEVDLTVALPD, via the coding sequence ATGACTGCGAAGATCACTCGTATCAACCCCGAGCAGCTGCATGAGACGCCCGGCTATCACCACATCACCGTGGTGGAGACCGGTCGTACGGCCTACCTGGCGGGACAGTGCCCGCTCGATCGGAGCGGTTCCCTCGTCGGTTCCGGATCGCTTGAGGTGCAAGTCGACCAGGTCGTCGCGAACGCACTCGCCGCCCTGGCTGCGGTGGATGCCGAGCCGCAACACGTGGTGCGCTCGGTGATCTACGTGCGGAGCGACGACAGAGACGTTCTGGGCGTCGCTTGGAGTCGGCTCACCGACTCAGCTCTCGGGCTCGCGTTCACCACCGCCAGCACGCTGTTGGGCGTTGCGCAACTCGGCTTCACGGGGCAGCTCATCGAGGTGGACCTCACCGTGGCGCTGCCCGACTGA
- a CDS encoding alpha/beta fold hydrolase, with product MAVVRVGGVDVAYTRKGQGPVVVLAHGAGLDGRMWQPQVEALADEFTVVAWDEPGSGRSGALPTGYGLEDFARALAGVIEDVGLGPAQVAGLSWGGTVVLELYRWRPDLVRSLLMVDTYAGWKGSLPPGEVAARVEGAQRMLAVPREEFDPTLPGLYAAGPPERFTVMLDAMNRDVRPETMAAQLSLMAEADETDLLPRITLPTLLLWGEEDARSPLDVAYAFQDAIPHAELVVIPAVGHMSNLEAPEAFTAAVRAFCRAHA from the coding sequence ATGGCAGTGGTGCGGGTCGGTGGCGTCGATGTCGCGTATACGCGGAAGGGGCAGGGGCCGGTCGTGGTCCTCGCTCACGGGGCCGGGCTCGACGGGCGGATGTGGCAGCCGCAAGTCGAAGCGCTGGCGGACGAGTTCACAGTGGTGGCCTGGGACGAGCCGGGGTCCGGGCGGTCCGGTGCGCTGCCGACGGGCTACGGGCTGGAGGATTTCGCGCGTGCCCTGGCCGGCGTGATCGAGGACGTGGGGCTCGGGCCTGCACAGGTCGCAGGGCTGTCCTGGGGCGGGACGGTGGTTCTGGAGCTGTACCGGTGGCGGCCGGACCTGGTGCGATCCCTGCTGATGGTGGACACGTACGCCGGCTGGAAGGGCTCGCTGCCGCCCGGGGAGGTCGCGGCACGAGTCGAGGGGGCGCAGCGGATGCTCGCGGTGCCTCGGGAGGAGTTCGACCCGACGCTGCCCGGGCTCTACGCCGCCGGCCCGCCGGAGCGCTTCACGGTGATGCTGGACGCCATGAATCGGGACGTGCGACCGGAGACCATGGCCGCGCAGCTCTCCCTGATGGCCGAGGCCGACGAGACGGACCTGCTGCCCCGTATCACGCTGCCGACTCTGCTGCTGTGGGGCGAGGAAGACGCCCGCTCCCCGCTGGACGTCGCCTACGCCTTCCAGGACGCCATCCCGCATGCCGAGCTGGTTGTGATCCCCGCGGTGGGCCACATGAGCAACCTGGAGGCGCCGGAAGCCTTCACGGCAGCGGTTCGCGCCTTCTGCCGTGCGCACGCCTAG
- a CDS encoding toxin Doc translates to MILHIDVPWLLDVQEQAVPEDVSVADYSALVAAVARHKTRIPRPTTADPDPAWRAAALLHTLIRLQPLPYRNSLYACQVTAAYMHASGEGIDPPYGAMVDLVRDVQSGKATVYQAADRIRTWRI, encoded by the coding sequence ATGATCCTCCACATCGACGTCCCCTGGCTCCTGGACGTCCAGGAACAGGCTGTCCCCGAGGACGTCAGCGTCGCCGACTACTCCGCCCTCGTCGCCGCCGTCGCCCGCCACAAGACCCGCATCCCGCGCCCCACCACGGCCGACCCTGATCCGGCCTGGCGCGCCGCCGCGCTCCTGCACACACTGATCCGCCTGCAGCCGCTGCCGTACCGCAACAGCCTGTACGCCTGCCAGGTCACCGCCGCATACATGCACGCCTCAGGGGAGGGCATCGACCCTCCTTACGGCGCCATGGTCGATCTTGTCCGCGACGTCCAGTCCGGCAAGGCCACCGTGTACCAGGCCGCCGACCGCATTCGGACCTGGCGCATCTGA
- a CDS encoding DUF4291 domain-containing protein, producing MTPQHQIRADYDARTIVVYQAYSPAIADAALRAGRFVAPFSFHRMTWIKPSFMWLMHRSNWARKPGQERVLAVRIAREGWEEALSQAVLTTADPTAVAQAAVHVQWDPERSPRGAALNHYSIQVGIGRHLIRTFTDDWIVSLTDLTPQVRKALTLIRTGHAAKAHRLFPVERTYPLPRTLEDVVSPGR from the coding sequence ATGACGCCCCAGCATCAGATTCGTGCCGACTACGACGCTCGCACGATCGTGGTCTATCAGGCGTACTCGCCTGCCATCGCTGACGCGGCACTGCGGGCGGGCCGCTTCGTTGCGCCGTTCTCGTTCCACCGGATGACGTGGATCAAGCCGTCGTTCATGTGGCTGATGCACCGCAGCAACTGGGCCCGCAAGCCCGGCCAGGAACGTGTTCTCGCGGTGCGCATTGCTCGGGAGGGCTGGGAGGAGGCACTGTCCCAGGCCGTGCTGACGACCGCCGACCCGACGGCGGTGGCCCAGGCAGCCGTCCACGTCCAGTGGGACCCGGAGCGCTCGCCGCGCGGAGCGGCACTGAATCACTACAGCATCCAGGTCGGCATCGGTCGCCACCTGATCCGCACGTTCACCGACGACTGGATCGTCAGTCTCACCGACCTCACCCCCCAGGTCCGCAAAGCCTTGACTTTGATACGAACCGGGCACGCCGCCAAGGCTCATCGGCTGTTTCCTGTCGAGCGCACCTACCCCCTGCCACGGACGCTGGAAGACGTCGTTTCCCCAGGTAGATGA
- a CDS encoding SMP-30/gluconolactonase/LRE family protein, translating into MVRTTAGSAAVTFALSKGRASRRWARRLAAAVGLVALCTLPTTTAGAAPSQDGRPSAHAPLYVSDYGNNRVVALPARGGDQTTVPFEGLVRPTGMAGDAAGRLYVSDTGNNRVVVMAAHGSAQSTVPTDGLSRPLGLALDRAGNLYVADSFNDRVVKVSVADGTQTTVPTAGLLHPWGLALDAAGNLYISDFVNDRVVKVAGDGSGQSTIPTVGLSQPTGLALNAKGDLYIADSGNNRVVKIPEGGGQTTVPTSGLSSPLGLALDGCGGLYIADGFNNRVVRVQETGGGQTTLQATGLNTPTGLAFPPMGTRP; encoded by the coding sequence ATGGTACGTACGACGGCCGGGTCCGCAGCGGTGACGTTCGCGCTTTCGAAGGGGCGTGCCTCGCGCCGATGGGCCCGCCGGCTCGCCGCCGCGGTGGGTCTCGTGGCGCTGTGCACGCTGCCCACGACGACGGCAGGCGCGGCCCCGTCCCAGGACGGTCGGCCCTCCGCGCATGCGCCTCTGTACGTGTCCGACTACGGCAACAACCGCGTCGTCGCCCTGCCCGCGAGGGGTGGTGATCAGACGACCGTGCCCTTTGAGGGTCTCGTACGGCCGACGGGCATGGCCGGGGACGCAGCGGGTCGGCTCTACGTGTCGGACACCGGCAACAACCGCGTGGTCGTGATGGCGGCGCACGGGAGCGCCCAGTCCACCGTCCCCACCGACGGCCTGTCGCGCCCCCTGGGGCTCGCTCTGGACCGGGCGGGGAACCTCTACGTCGCCGACAGCTTCAACGACCGGGTCGTGAAGGTGTCCGTGGCCGACGGTACCCAGACGACCGTACCGACCGCAGGACTGCTGCACCCCTGGGGGCTGGCGCTCGATGCGGCCGGGAACCTGTACATCTCCGACTTCGTCAACGACCGCGTCGTCAAGGTGGCCGGTGACGGGAGCGGCCAGTCCACGATCCCCACCGTCGGGCTCTCCCAGCCGACCGGACTGGCACTCAACGCGAAGGGGGACCTCTACATCGCCGACAGTGGCAACAACCGCGTGGTGAAGATCCCGGAGGGCGGCGGCCAGACCACCGTCCCCACCAGCGGTCTCAGCAGCCCGCTCGGTCTCGCCCTCGACGGCTGCGGCGGCCTGTACATCGCCGACGGCTTCAACAACCGGGTGGTCCGCGTCCAGGAGACAGGCGGTGGCCAGACCACCCTCCAGGCCACCGGCCTGAACACGCCGACGGGCCTCGCCTTCCCGCCGATGGGCACGCGCCCCTGA
- a CDS encoding helix-turn-helix transcriptional regulator — protein MNRTDRLYALVEELRAVAPRPRSAPWLARRFEVSVRTVERDLEALRQSGLPIRSDAGRAGGYSLDRDRTLPPVTLSAAEALAVSVALRTAASTPFAAAAHRAAQKVLAVLPADVRQREEALARLVYRVGDHTPVGSGKLSEIIVGAVVSGHVLHLTYTDREGAATTRDVEPLGLLWGPEGWYLAAWCRLRSAVRGFQLDRITSLKPSDEQVAPREPQWRAELKRLDAEPFAL, from the coding sequence ATGAACCGCACCGATCGCCTGTATGCGCTGGTCGAGGAGCTTCGAGCGGTGGCGCCCCGGCCACGCAGTGCTCCGTGGCTGGCACGGCGGTTCGAGGTCAGCGTGCGCACCGTGGAGCGGGATCTCGAGGCGTTGAGGCAGTCGGGCCTGCCGATCCGCAGTGACGCCGGTCGGGCTGGTGGCTACAGCCTTGACCGGGACCGTACGCTGCCGCCCGTGACGCTCAGCGCCGCTGAGGCCCTCGCCGTCAGCGTCGCGCTCCGCACGGCGGCGTCCACGCCGTTCGCGGCAGCAGCGCACCGCGCCGCTCAGAAGGTGCTGGCAGTGCTGCCCGCCGACGTAAGACAGCGGGAGGAGGCGCTCGCGCGGCTGGTGTACCGAGTCGGGGACCACACCCCTGTCGGAAGCGGCAAGTTGAGCGAGATCATCGTCGGGGCGGTGGTCTCCGGACATGTCCTGCACCTCACGTATACGGACCGGGAAGGTGCGGCGACAACGCGCGATGTCGAGCCGTTGGGGCTCCTGTGGGGACCGGAGGGATGGTATCTGGCTGCCTGGTGTCGGCTGCGGTCAGCTGTCCGGGGCTTCCAGCTCGACCGGATCACCTCGTTGAAACCGTCGGACGAACAAGTGGCGCCCCGGGAGCCGCAGTGGCGGGCCGAGCTGAAGCGCTTGGATGCCGAACCGTTCGCTCTGTGA
- a CDS encoding MFS transporter yields MTTPPTLPKFRQQLILAVLMLCSLLIWLENTVLSTTLETLADPVRGLGANPGQLQWATGSYTLAFATLMFTAGSLGDRFGHRTVFSIGLVVFAGSSLWAAYAGDTGQLITARAAMGVGSALITPAMMAILMWTFTGPARAAAIGIFSTSAGVGMAAGPVLAGFLLDRFWWGSVFLINVPVAALALVGLAVLIPNFRSPTPRSLDPAGMLLSISGLVALAFGLIRAGQVAVWSRIDVWAPIAVGLVLLTVFVLVELRLKAPSFDPRLFAQRTFGGGNIALGLLLFGVAAITFYNAFYLQGALGLSPMKAGLANIPTAFGALAGAPLASRLVRRLPLRLVTVPALTVAALTMGGYGFLGLQTPLVWIEILLLVQGLSIGMVIGPVTAALISNLPLEQAGAGSAVTNTVRQTGSVIGIAVGGTIMSIMYRRAIEPSLEGAPGPVQDQARVSAEQARHVATTIHRPALAQAADDAFIHAMHVGAGWIAVIALLGAAVLLIALPAAGRKKASTPEPDHEEARSSV; encoded by the coding sequence ATGACCACGCCTCCAACGTTGCCGAAGTTCAGGCAGCAGTTGATTCTTGCCGTTCTTATGTTGTGTTCGTTGCTGATTTGGCTGGAAAATACCGTCCTGAGCACGACCCTGGAGACCCTTGCGGACCCGGTCCGCGGGCTGGGGGCCAATCCCGGTCAGCTGCAATGGGCGACGGGTTCGTACACGCTGGCCTTCGCCACATTGATGTTCACCGCGGGCTCATTGGGCGATCGGTTCGGCCACCGGACCGTGTTTTCCATCGGGCTGGTGGTCTTCGCCGGGTCCTCGCTGTGGGCGGCGTACGCAGGCGATACGGGCCAGCTGATTACGGCTCGAGCTGCGATGGGGGTGGGCAGTGCGCTGATCACGCCCGCCATGATGGCCATCCTCATGTGGACCTTTACCGGCCCCGCGCGGGCTGCCGCGATCGGCATTTTCTCGACGTCGGCCGGTGTCGGAATGGCTGCCGGCCCGGTGCTGGCGGGGTTCTTGCTCGACCGTTTCTGGTGGGGCTCGGTCTTTCTGATCAATGTCCCGGTCGCGGCATTGGCGTTGGTCGGGCTTGCCGTGCTGATTCCGAATTTCCGCAGCCCCACTCCGCGCTCCTTGGACCCCGCTGGAATGTTGCTGTCGATCAGTGGCCTCGTGGCGTTGGCCTTCGGGCTGATCCGGGCGGGGCAGGTGGCGGTCTGGAGTCGTATCGACGTCTGGGCGCCGATCGCTGTCGGTCTGGTCCTGCTGACTGTTTTCGTGCTCGTCGAACTCCGCCTCAAGGCGCCCAGCTTTGATCCGCGACTGTTCGCACAGCGCACATTCGGTGGCGGCAATATAGCGCTTGGATTGCTGCTCTTCGGCGTGGCCGCCATCACCTTCTACAATGCGTTCTACCTGCAAGGCGCGCTCGGGCTTTCGCCGATGAAGGCGGGTTTGGCCAATATTCCGACCGCATTCGGCGCGCTCGCGGGGGCGCCCCTTGCCTCACGCCTGGTTCGCCGCTTGCCGCTCCGTCTTGTCACCGTGCCCGCCCTCACCGTGGCTGCGCTGACCATGGGCGGATACGGGTTCCTCGGACTCCAGACTCCACTCGTCTGGATCGAGATCCTGTTGTTGGTACAGGGTCTCTCGATCGGCATGGTGATCGGCCCCGTCACGGCCGCACTGATCAGCAACCTGCCGTTGGAGCAGGCCGGTGCAGGATCGGCCGTCACCAACACCGTGCGACAAACCGGCAGTGTGATCGGAATCGCGGTGGGCGGCACGATCATGTCGATCATGTACCGACGTGCGATCGAACCTTCGCTGGAGGGTGCACCCGGTCCCGTGCAGGATCAGGCGCGAGTGTCCGCCGAACAGGCCCGCCACGTCGCCACCACCATCCACCGGCCCGCTCTTGCTCAGGCTGCTGATGACGCCTTCATCCATGCCATGCACGTCGGCGCGGGCTGGATCGCGGTCATCGCGCTCCTCGGAGCAGCTGTGCTGCTGATTGCCCTGCCTGCTGCCGGAAGGAAGAAGGCGTCGACACCGGAGCCGGACCACGAAGAGGCCCGCAGCTCCGTCTGA
- a CDS encoding DUF6193 family natural product biosynthesis protein, producing the protein MPTPPDPAVLYSDVAASGSLAAALRAEWEGCLDAVPVTASAFAPLLEATVATTLPHRKPLEISAWRHERRWSIRGTEPFQNLALIGGQTDDLAQVARAARAWHDGKSLDDIRRAAPFVHPTGRFEVPDNDPARLTDSEWQHLRQEAGELDYAWQETYEALIEAAHSEPALRALYPFTSHWTLRFATSTRPSLTIVGPCLTAHSDGTYGVGAGMSSDDLGRFATAQDAVAVALRNLPSDVGPPTLG; encoded by the coding sequence GTGCCTACGCCTCCCGATCCCGCTGTCCTGTACTCCGATGTCGCGGCCTCCGGCAGCCTCGCCGCAGCACTCCGGGCCGAGTGGGAGGGCTGCCTCGACGCCGTCCCCGTCACGGCCTCAGCCTTTGCCCCGCTGCTCGAAGCGACCGTCGCAACCACCTTGCCGCACCGCAAGCCACTGGAGATCAGCGCTTGGAGGCACGAAAGGCGGTGGTCGATCCGCGGCACGGAGCCGTTCCAGAACCTGGCCCTCATCGGCGGTCAGACGGACGACCTGGCGCAGGTCGCCAGGGCCGCCCGGGCCTGGCACGACGGAAAGTCCCTGGACGACATCCGCCGGGCGGCACCGTTCGTACACCCGACCGGCCGGTTCGAGGTACCGGACAACGATCCCGCGCGCCTGACGGATTCAGAATGGCAGCACCTGCGCCAGGAGGCGGGCGAACTGGACTACGCCTGGCAGGAGACCTACGAGGCCCTGATCGAGGCGGCGCACTCCGAGCCGGCGCTACGAGCCCTCTACCCGTTCACGAGCCACTGGACGCTGCGCTTCGCGACCAGCACCCGTCCGAGCCTGACCATCGTCGGACCGTGCCTGACCGCCCACAGCGACGGCACGTACGGGGTGGGCGCGGGCATGAGCAGCGATGACCTCGGCCGGTTCGCCACGGCACAAGACGCCGTGGCTGTGGCCCTGCGCAACCTGCCGTCCGACGTGGGCCCGCCCACGCTCGGCTGA
- a CDS encoding VOC family protein: MATRLVQINMKAQDDSALGRFWAEALGWGVDSEGPGVTNLEPVGFAYPDPVAVCIDIVARPEPKTVKNRVHLDLATTSTAHQAELVARLKDLGATLADVGQGDVPWTVMADPEGNEFCVLEPRAIYRDTGPIAAVVVDCTDPRAMARFWGEAMDWTLHEVADDHASMRSSQGVGPYLEFIRTSDTKTVWNRVHLDVRPYPGDDMAAEEARLRALGATDPGIDRSAISWTVLADPEGNEFCLLTPS, from the coding sequence ATGGCGACACGACTTGTGCAGATCAACATGAAGGCCCAGGACGACTCTGCGCTCGGCCGGTTCTGGGCGGAGGCACTGGGTTGGGGTGTCGACAGCGAGGGGCCGGGGGTGACCAACCTCGAACCGGTGGGTTTCGCCTATCCCGACCCCGTGGCCGTCTGCATCGACATCGTCGCCCGCCCGGAACCCAAAACGGTGAAGAACCGGGTACACCTTGATCTGGCCACCACCTCGACCGCGCATCAGGCGGAGTTGGTGGCGCGGCTGAAGGATCTCGGCGCGACGCTCGCCGACGTGGGTCAGGGCGACGTCCCCTGGACGGTCATGGCCGACCCGGAGGGCAACGAGTTCTGCGTCCTGGAGCCCCGTGCGATCTACCGGGACACCGGGCCGATCGCCGCGGTGGTGGTCGACTGCACCGACCCACGGGCGATGGCCCGGTTCTGGGGCGAGGCGATGGACTGGACGCTGCACGAGGTGGCCGACGACCACGCGTCCATGCGCTCCTCTCAAGGCGTCGGCCCCTACCTGGAGTTCATTCGCACCTCCGACACCAAGACCGTGTGGAACCGTGTCCACCTCGACGTCCGCCCCTACCCCGGTGACGACATGGCGGCAGAGGAAGCCCGACTGCGTGCCCTGGGTGCCACCGACCCCGGCATCGACCGGTCCGCCATCTCCTGGACGGTTCTGGCCGACCCAGAAGGCAACGAGTTCTGCCTCCTCACCCCCAGCTGA
- a CDS encoding RNB domain-containing ribonuclease, with amino-acid sequence MRRRQMHMSREAQDTLIKALQQLRAELKASTEFPAHVLEAAEAAKAAVQMPAKDATHLPLFTIDPPASKDLDQAMYLERRPGGGYRVHYAIADVAAFVRPGSPLDAEAHDRIETLYFPDLKVPLYPPSISEGPASLLPNQVVPALLWQHDLDADGNVTDSTVSRAKVRSLAKLNYKQVQQDIEAGTAEESVALLREIGKLREAVEAARGGVAVNLPDQEVDTLEDGSFRLSYVAALPAEGWNEQISLMTGMAAARIMLDSGTGILRTQKEQADPDVVRRVHDIAKLLGIDWKSGVSYAALVNSLDPADRKHMAFLSEATAMLLKAEYTTFRDHHIPEHTTHAAIAAPYTYCTAPLRRLIDRYTGELCVAACAGQAPPNWVLDALYCLPCDMARGKGKVADRRAVDLAEAAVLKNRVGEVFGGMVINTDAEFDEPKKGTVHLAEPAVMGRITSGVPLDLGASVQAKLTRADPFFTGQHKILFNTV; translated from the coding sequence ATGCGACGCCGACAGATGCACATGTCCCGCGAGGCCCAGGACACCCTGATCAAGGCACTGCAGCAGCTCCGGGCAGAGTTGAAGGCCTCTACGGAATTTCCCGCGCATGTGCTCGAAGCGGCGGAGGCCGCCAAGGCCGCGGTCCAGATGCCGGCCAAGGACGCCACTCATCTGCCGTTGTTCACCATCGACCCGCCGGCGTCGAAGGACCTCGACCAGGCCATGTACCTGGAGCGGCGGCCCGGTGGCGGGTACCGCGTGCACTACGCCATCGCCGACGTGGCGGCCTTCGTCAGGCCAGGTAGCCCGCTGGACGCCGAGGCGCACGACCGGATCGAGACGCTGTACTTCCCCGACCTCAAGGTGCCCCTGTACCCGCCCTCGATCTCCGAGGGACCGGCCAGCCTGCTTCCGAACCAGGTCGTACCCGCCCTGCTGTGGCAGCACGACCTCGACGCCGACGGCAACGTGACCGACTCGACCGTGAGCAGGGCCAAGGTCCGCAGCTTGGCCAAACTCAACTACAAGCAGGTCCAACAGGACATCGAGGCCGGAACCGCCGAGGAGTCCGTCGCCCTGCTGCGCGAGATCGGCAAGCTGCGGGAAGCCGTCGAGGCCGCGCGCGGCGGGGTGGCGGTGAACCTGCCGGACCAGGAGGTCGACACCCTGGAGGACGGATCGTTCCGGCTGAGCTACGTGGCGGCACTGCCCGCGGAGGGCTGGAACGAGCAGATCTCCCTCATGACCGGAATGGCTGCGGCCCGGATCATGCTGGACAGCGGTACCGGGATCCTGCGGACCCAGAAGGAGCAGGCCGACCCGGACGTGGTCCGGCGCGTTCACGACATCGCCAAGCTCCTGGGCATCGACTGGAAGTCCGGCGTCTCGTACGCCGCGCTGGTCAACTCCCTCGATCCGGCTGACCGCAAGCACATGGCCTTCCTCAGCGAGGCGACCGCCATGTTGCTCAAGGCGGAGTACACCACCTTCCGTGACCACCACATCCCGGAGCACACGACGCACGCGGCGATCGCGGCTCCGTACACCTACTGCACGGCCCCGTTGCGGCGCCTGATCGACCGATACACGGGTGAACTGTGCGTGGCCGCGTGCGCCGGCCAGGCCCCGCCGAACTGGGTGCTCGACGCCCTGTACTGCCTGCCGTGCGACATGGCGCGGGGGAAGGGGAAGGTGGCGGACCGGCGCGCGGTGGACCTGGCGGAGGCCGCGGTGCTGAAGAACCGGGTGGGCGAGGTCTTCGGCGGCATGGTCATCAACACCGACGCGGAGTTCGACGAACCGAAGAAGGGCACGGTGCACCTGGCGGAACCCGCCGTGATGGGCAGGATCACGTCCGGCGTCCCACTCGATCTGGGGGCGAGTGTCCAGGCCAAGCTCACACGGGCCGACCCCTTCTTCACCGGCCAGCACAAGATCCTCTTCAATACGGTGTAG
- a CDS encoding DHA2 family efflux MFS transporter permease subunit produces the protein MPAPHTTPTLPPTHVTAVLRILVLSTFVVLLNETIMVNAIPRLMREFEVTAAAAGWLSTAFMLTMAVVIPVTGWFLQRVTTRTAFSLAMALFLAGTALAAAAPAFPVLLAARVIQASGTAVMMPLLMTTLMTLVPPHDRGRVMGNITLVISVAPALGPAVSGVLLELGTWRLLFLAVLPIAGAMAIFGRRKLVNIGEPQAGPIDWLSVPLAAAGFGSLIYGLSELGAGKASQAPMSPVAMTLTGAVLVGLFVWRQLALQRTSTPLLDLRALAFRHFSVALGLMCLSFMALMGAFILLPIYLQEVRGLTSLQTGLLLIPGGLTMGLLGPQVGKLYDRLGAPRLVVPGAALTALCLALFALTDQHTSPWLVLALHVVLSAGMAFVFTPVFTSGLSVLPPHLYPHGSAILGSLQQVAAAAGTALVISVMSGHTATAAADGADPTGALATGIRWGFGVGAVIGALAVLVALLVRTPPTPQQPPVSEAQDDGGTTTSKTAPTPT, from the coding sequence ATGCCCGCACCACACACAACGCCCACCCTCCCGCCCACCCACGTCACCGCCGTGCTGCGGATTCTCGTCCTGTCCACGTTCGTCGTCCTCCTCAACGAGACGATCATGGTCAACGCGATCCCGCGGCTCATGCGCGAGTTCGAGGTCACCGCGGCAGCCGCTGGATGGCTGTCCACGGCCTTCATGCTCACCATGGCTGTCGTCATCCCCGTGACGGGCTGGTTCCTGCAGCGCGTGACGACCCGGACCGCCTTCAGCCTGGCCATGGCACTGTTCCTGGCCGGTACGGCGCTGGCCGCGGCCGCGCCCGCCTTCCCCGTGCTGCTGGCCGCCCGCGTCATCCAGGCCAGCGGCACCGCCGTCATGATGCCGCTGCTCATGACGACACTGATGACCCTCGTGCCCCCGCACGACCGCGGCCGTGTGATGGGCAACATCACCCTCGTCATCTCCGTCGCACCCGCGCTCGGCCCCGCGGTCTCCGGCGTGCTGCTGGAGCTGGGGACTTGGCGCCTGCTGTTCCTGGCCGTGCTGCCCATCGCCGGAGCGATGGCCATCTTCGGTCGGCGCAAACTGGTCAATATCGGCGAGCCGCAGGCCGGCCCGATCGACTGGTTGTCCGTCCCCCTGGCGGCAGCGGGCTTCGGCTCCCTGATCTACGGCCTGAGCGAGCTCGGAGCCGGAAAGGCGTCCCAGGCCCCCATGTCCCCGGTGGCCATGACCCTGACCGGCGCCGTGCTGGTCGGCCTGTTCGTATGGCGACAGCTGGCACTTCAGCGCACGTCCACGCCGCTGCTGGACCTGCGCGCCCTGGCGTTTCGTCACTTCTCCGTGGCCCTCGGCCTGATGTGCCTGTCCTTCATGGCCCTCATGGGTGCGTTCATCCTGCTGCCGATCTATCTGCAGGAGGTGCGCGGCCTGACCTCACTGCAGACCGGGCTGCTCCTCATCCCGGGCGGCTTGACCATGGGCCTGCTGGGACCACAGGTCGGCAAGCTCTACGACCGACTCGGCGCACCACGCCTGGTCGTACCCGGAGCCGCACTCACGGCGCTGTGCCTCGCGCTGTTCGCCCTCACGGACCAACACACCTCGCCGTGGCTGGTGCTCGCCCTTCACGTGGTCCTGAGCGCCGGTATGGCGTTCGTCTTCACCCCCGTGTTCACCTCGGGCCTGTCCGTGCTGCCGCCGCACCTCTACCCTCACGGCTCCGCCATCCTCGGCTCGCTCCAACAGGTGGCTGCCGCCGCCGGCACCGCCCTGGTCATCAGCGTCATGTCGGGACACACCGCCACGGCAGCCGCCGACGGCGCCGACCCGACCGGTGCCCTGGCCACGGGCATCCGATGGGGGTTCGGCGTCGGCGCCGTGATCGGCGCCCTGGCCGTACTGGTCGCGCTGCTCGTCCGCACCCCGCCCACTCCGCAACAGCCTCCTGTGTCGGAGGCCCAGGACGACGGCGGCACCACGACGAGCAAAACCGCCCCCACACCCACCTGA